A genomic segment from Manduca sexta isolate Smith_Timp_Sample1 chromosome 13, JHU_Msex_v1.0, whole genome shotgun sequence encodes:
- the LOC115446810 gene encoding insecticyanin-B: MQRFLVFTIVAVATAAAGDIFYPGYCPDVKPVDDFDLSAFAGAWHEIAKLPLENENQGKCTIAEYKYDGKKASVYNSFVVNGVKEYMEGDLEIAPDAKYTKQGKYVMTFKFGQRVVNLVPWVLATDYKNYAINYNCNYHPDKKAHSIHAWILSKSKVLEGNTKEVVDNVLKTFSHLIDASKFISNDFSEAACQYSTTYSLTGPDRH; the protein is encoded by the exons ATGCAGAGATTCCTTGTCTTCACCATTGTGGCCGTGGCCACCGCAGCTGCCGGGGACATCTTTTACCCTGGATACTGCCCCGATGTTAAGCCCGTGGACGATTTCGACCTCAGCGCT TTCGCTGGAGCATGGCACGAGATCGCCAAACTGCCCCTGGAAAACGAGAACCAAGGAAAATGTACCATCGCTGAATACAAATACGACGGCAAGAAGGCTTCCGTCTACAACTCGTTTGTCGTCAACGGAGTCAAGGAATACATGGAGGGTGACTTGGAAATCGCTCCTGACGCCAAATACACCAAGCAAGGCAAATACGTCATGACCTTCAAGTTCGGAC AGAGGGTAGTGAACCTGGTCCCATGGGTTTTGGCCACTGACTACAAGAACTACGCCATCAACTACAACTGCAACTACCACCCTGACAAGAAGGCCCACAGCA TCCACGCCTGGATCCTGTCCAAGAGCAAGGTCTTGGAAGGAAACACCAAGGAAGTCGTCGACAACGTCCTCAAGACCTTCTCCCACCTGATCGATGCCTCCAAATTCATCTCCAACGACTTCTCCGAAGCTGCCTGCCAGTACTCCACCACATACAGCCTTACTGGCCCTGACAGGCATTGA